In Pygocentrus nattereri isolate fPygNat1 chromosome 3, fPygNat1.pri, whole genome shotgun sequence, the DNA window tatatatatatatatatatatacctataGTGATAAAATAAGtcataatacaataaaatatccTTTACTGAATATATTGTAATATCATCAGCACATGtagacactgaccaactgcatgtgtCATTATAAAGAAAGCAAAATTGTCCCGTTtcactggatttagtgcagcacagtatgtgaaatactgaaataaaatcattgtattcactgttttacattttcaaatgtagcaCTGCTGGTCATTTTTCTatgttccaactgatcagatgtcagaaaatttttaatatccatccatccatccattttttaagccgcttctctgtcagggtcacgGGATTTTAAATATCATGACATAACATTgcgtatcatgaaaatgtcttgaatattgtaatattatattttccCCAAAAGTCCACCTCTAAGTACACCATATTTTGTTACTGACAAAGTTAACTTCATCCATCcctatacaccctggacaggtcgccagtccatcgcagggaagacagacagacactcatacactcacacctaggggcaatttagcacgtccaatcgacctgactgcatgtctttggactgtgggaggaaaccgacgcaggcacggggagaacatgcaaactccacacagagaggaccccggtcacctggtcagggaattgaacccaggccctctttgctgtgaggcaacagcgctacccaccatgccaccgtgctgcccccCAAAGTTAACTTATTACATGTATTGCTATTGTAATCATATTACATTGCAATTATTGTGCTTTGAACCAATTCAGTAGATTAATCCATATAAGCTGCAGTTATGAAGTCATAACAGTGCCTTAGATGTATGTTGTCACTAAGCACAGAAACACTGGAGGAGCAGATGAAcacatgaccacctccttgtttctacgctcattgtccatttcatcagctccacttactgtacaggtgcactttgtagttctacagttacagactgtagtccatctgtttctctgatactttgttagcccccttttaccctgttcttcagtggtcaggacccccatggaccttcacagagcagttactatttgggtggtggatcattctcaacactgcatttacactgacatggtggtggtgtgttagtgtgtgttgcactggtacgagtggatcagacacagcaatgctgctggagtatttaaaccctgagtccactcactgttcactctattagacactcctaccttgtccgtccaccttgtagatgtaaagtcagagacaacagctcatctgctgctgcacagtttgtgttggtcatccactagaccttcatcagtggtcacagaacgctgttggctggatattttagttggtggatgattctcagtccagcagcgactatgaggtttttaaaaactccagcagcactgctgtgtgatctactcgtaccagcacaacacaccaccaccacgtcagtgttacagcagtgctgaaaatgacccaacaccaaatagtacctgctctgtgagggtccattgggGTCCTGACCTGTACGGACCGGCCAATTTTAGTCCGTTTGtggaagaggaaccagagctctgagcagagttagagcagagttaaccctttcatgaccactgaagaacagggtaaaaggggactaacaaagtatcagagaaacagatggactacagtctgtaactgtagaactacaaagtgcagctatacagtaagtggagctgataaaatggacaatgagtgtagaaacaaggaggtggtcataatgttatgcctgatcggtgtatgtttTCGATATATTATTGGGTATGTGATTTTGTAATCCATATATGCCTCCCTCAAATGCAACTGTCCGTGACAAAGTGAATGTTAATAAACAAGAGATAAACATCCCCTGTCCTCAGAGCCTCAGCCACTCTATGAGCTTGCTTCTGCCCTCTACTGCTGTGGAGATGTACTGCAGTTATTTGCTGTTGTGGAGGTCTTTTTGTCAAGTAGTGTTTTCAGTCCTTGACCTGaatcatttttgttattattcctgctcattttgaattaacCCTGAACTCAGAAAGTAATTATCAGTCTATTTTCACTGAGTGAAGAATGTTATATCAGGGAAATAATGACATACTGGGATTCCCGGGACAGAAACTGAGCACTGCTGGGTTAAAACCCCAAAAATCCATCAAGTCACTTGAGTGCCGGCCTTAACTGGACCTTAATAATAGTGGTTCACAGTAATACACTGTGCTCTACCTGCCATCTTCTGTTATATGTGCCAAATGCTAAGTACTTTCTTCTCACCAGTAGATGGCAGCCCATAACCGCAAGTCATGGTTCACCTTCAGGCACAGTCCAATCTTTACCAGGTTAATCCGGCTGTCTCTGTAAAACGAAATTACTTCTTAAACATTCTCACATGCATGATTGTACAATGTCTTTAGTAGTTGTTCTTGCTTTTTCAAATAAGGGATTTCATATTAtaaattgtgttatttgttttcattgctGAGTCTTAACAGACGAGAATGCATTATCAGTAGCATTGTACACAGTGGGGACCAAAAGTCTGAGAACAATAGTGAAAACGCTTCTGTTTTGCCGTCCTTTGtaatttaatacaaaatatttcataatttaaaaaaatcagcataaCAATCTTTGTGAAAAGTAGAGTCTtgcaaataaatgttaaaatttgTATGCATTTGTCCTCATTTTATTTgtcataacttttctttgttttattctgtttttggtctgttgtttatttccagatataaatgaaacaaacacagatttttaatgcaatctcagacttttggaccccactgtacaAAGGCAAATAATAGGACtcatatctatctgtctatgacacacacacacacacacacacacacacacacacacacacacacacacacacacacatatatatatatatatatatgtgtgtgtgtgtgtgtgtgtgtgtgtgtgtgtgtgtgtgtatatatatatattcacatagagagagagagagagagaggtacgataaaatgaatgtgtatatataatttttaagaGTGCTAGTCCTGGaaataaacattatattaatatgtattatataataataacattttagttcaaataaataaagcaaagttATGACAAATAAAATGGAGTGAAATCCATAACTGTAGGCTACTTTTGAACGTGGTCATATTCAGGAGAAGTGGATAAAAGCCTGGTAGGAACAATGTTCCATTTCTCAGTGATTCTTCGTTCACTTATAAACACTAACAACACAACTGCTAACTTCACCAACAAACACAGTTGTTTTATGAAACAATTTAAACGTACATCGCATTAATTTTGAGCAGATCAGAAGTAAATCTGCACATATTTCCTTATTAAATGTGACATTTGTGGGTAGATGTGGCACCACGTTgcctttgttttgctttgtttccttctttgtgtgtgtgtttttttttttttttatgaaacgTGAACTGGCACTGCTGTAAGCTTTACCGCTCGCCAACGCACAATCTTGCtatgtgttgttgttgttgcaattcaatattaaaaaaaataataaaataaataaaaataaaaaagtccaCTCGCATCACTGACGAAACAGCACGTTGATAGATACACCAGCCAGCCAATAGCGTCCCAAACTGTGAACGCGAACACTGGCGCGGACCAATAGGATGCGAGCGAGGGCGGGCCTTGGCCGTGAAGGCTAGAGACTGAATCAGTTCCGCCCAGTAGTTTGAAAACACAACGGCGCATCAGGACGGCAGGACGCGGCCGTGTGGAGCTCGGCGACAGGGAGCTGAGGAGCCGAGGAGCCGGTGAACCTTCTTTCTGTCACTTTAGGCTTTAAAACTGCCTTCTGTCGCGAAGTGTGCCGTTATTTTTGCTCATTATTTCCTCTGTGGTGGCGGTGGGCTGGCGTTCAGCATCGCGAGGAGCTGCATGGCGCTCAGAGACGTTGAGTTTTAGTGTCTGATAAACTAATAAAGGGTCTTTTTCGACCCACGTATGGCTGTCCTCGCTGAACGATGGCTCTTCTAGCGGTTTTCGGCGCTTTGGGGCGGTATGGCGCAGTGCAGTAAGGGCACATTGGCGCTGCTCTGTGTTTTTGGGTTGCCGCTGTGATGAGGCTTGCATGACTGTTACCTAACCGAGAGGAGTGCTTTACGTCCGATTCTGTTCACGCACAGATGTAGGCCACTCTGCACCAGGACGTAACTCCACAAGCTGCTGCTCGTCTGCACTGGTGTTTTGGGGTGGACGGAGTGGTCCAAGGCCGCTCTCCCTTGCTGCTGCTACCCATGAGAGGCAAACAGTACCAGCAACTCAAACCGGTTGCACCTCGGGAGACGGACGGCGACTATGGGAGGAAACTCAAGTCGTACCAGAACCACACGAAGATAATCGCCCAGCCAGGGATCGTGATGAAAGTGCTGAGGAGAAAGAGGATTATTTTGTTCATAGCTTACTTTCTGCTGCTGGTTTTGACCATGTTGAACTTGGCCAACTACAGGTGGAGCAAGGAGCCCCAGCAGTGCAGCCACCAGACGCGGAGCACTGCCTACCAAGGCCGCTCGGACATTCGCTTTCTCTACAGACCCTCCTTGGCCAAGAAGAGGCAGCTTGTCTACGTCCTCACCACGTGGAGGTCGGGGTCGTCCTTTTTTGGTGAGCTTTTCAACCAGAACCCGGAGGTGTTCTTCCTGTACGAGCCCATGTGGCACATCTGGCAGAAGCTGTACCCCGGCGACGCAGTTTCTCTACAGGGGGCGGCCCGGGACATGCTGAGCTCCCTGTATCGTTGTGACCTCTCGGTGTTTCAGCTGTATAACAGCCCCGGGGGCAAAAACTTCACCTCCCTCGGACTGTTCGGAGCCACCCTTAACAAGGTGATCTGCTCGTACCCCCTCTGCTCcgcctacaggaaggaggtggtgGGCATGGTGGACGATAAGGTGTGCAAGAAGTGCCCACCGCAGAGTCTACGGATGCTGGAGGAAGAGTGCATGAAATACAACACCATTGTCATCAAAGGGGTGCGCATATTGGACGTCAACATTTTGGCCCCTCTGATGGAGGACCCCTCGCTCGACCTGAAGGTCATCCACCTGGTGAGGGACCCGAGGGCCGTGGCGAATTCCAGGATCAAATCCAGGCACGGCTTGATCCGGGAGAACCTGCAGGTGGTCAGGAGCCGCGACCCCAAACTCAGGCGGATACCGTTCGTAGACCCCGGgcataaaatgagcaaaaaggATGGGGCGGACTACCACTCGATTGGAGCTATGGAGGTGATTTGTGACAGGACCCACAGGAGCTTGCGGACGGCGCTGAACCCGCCCGCTTGGCTGAAAGGAAAGTATCTGGCTGTCCGTTATGAGGACCTGGTGGAGAACCCCGTCAAAGTCCTACGCCACGTTTACCGCTTCGTTAATCTCAGTGCCAACCACGACATTGAGTCCTTCGCCCTCAACATGACCAACGGCACAAACTCCTCCTCAAAGCCGTTCATTGTGTCGTCCAGGAACGCCACCCAGGCGGCCAGCGCTTGGAGGACGCTCCTGAGCATCCAGCAGATCAAACAAGTGGAGGACTACTGCCACCAGTCCATGGCCGTGCTGGGCTACGAGCGTGTACGAACGGCCACTGAGGCGAAAGACTTGAGCAAATCCTTACTGACTGCCTCCAAACTGTGACACCAACCTCTCACCAAAGACTTGCTAATTTGAATGGTTTCAGTGTAGCTCGATAGCTGTGGAATCCAAGCTTtattttgtttcagtgttttatggAGGGATTTGACATGCCTCATAGGAATGTACTTTATTTTGTGGTAATTTAATGCTACCACAGCTTTTATAACTGGATTATGGATGTTGTTTGATGAGccgtctaaaaaaaaaaaacaaaaaaacatgacttGAATATGAGATGAGTCTTGATATTGTATAAATCACGTGTCTTGCATTGACAACACTTCAGAATGGATATTTTTAGGGTTATTTTGAATGCTTCAGACCCATCCGTTAGTTTGAGTTTGTTTGCTCACTTTCAAAGTGCAAATTGTGAATGGAAAATATTGACAACAAACCGTAAAACGAATCAACATGCTCATTCTAAAAGCAGGTGATGCTGTTTAGTTAGTGCAGGATCCTCTCAGAGACAATCATTAAAGTGCTCTGTAATGCTTTCCCTGTTTCTGCTGCTCCTTTGACTTGCCTGATAATTTGTTAGTCAGTCTTCAACACTGGGTGCTTTGACCTCCTCCTTGTTCTCTCTAGTTCAGACGTCTCGCTGGCTTGTACTACTTGATGATTTCTCTGGGGgagttgtgtttttttgcagGATAGAACCTTTGCCATTTTCtcacatttataaatcactaaTAGAGTGCTTGTATGTCTGTTAGATTATTGTGATTAATAAGCCTCTTCTGTGGTTCGAACTTTTACACGTCATTATCAGCAGAAATAGTTCTAGACAGCACCAAAACAGTAGTAGCATTCTTGATGGTAGTGGTGGGCTAAAATATATCATACTATAACAAACAAAAGACCACgatatttcagttttctgagGTTTGGTAAGTTGGAATAGACTAAATTAGCTAGTGGTGCCAAATTTAAACAGTACTATTCAATCTTTCAAATACAGCACTGCACTTAATCCAATTAAATCAGACTAATTGTGCTCTCTGTAATGAACCATTCTGTTGGTTGATGTTCTTGAAGTACTGACCGTATGCAAAATATGCTCAGGCAAGCATATTGTAACATAATGGGacatcatttatcacaataacgatGAATCATATTTCATCATATTTCCCACCCCTACTTTTTGGGGCCCATATAGAACATTAGATGAAGTGTAGATGAATCGTTCAGCCGTGCAAAGAACTACTTATGATattcagatggttctttgagttgttATAGTTGTATACATTACCATTCTTGTTACTACTcttttaaagcagtggttcttaaGTCGATCCTCAAGGACTCCCTGGCGGTCCACAGTTTTGCtctttgtctgtgtgttgagAGTTGGGATTTGGGCAAAAATGTGCACTGTCTGGGGGTCTTTGAGGGTCAGTTTGAGAACTGCTGCAGTAAAGGTCCCTGTTTATTGAATAGGCACTGAAAAGCAGATTTGCAGGTAgtccctccctccttctttctctttttctcttgcaTTGCATTTTTGCTGGAGACCTCGTGTGATTGTAAGTGGTGGACTGGACTTAAACGCACCCTTCCTCTCCTCTCAGTTGGCCAGTTGTGTGGAACATGTGGcgaatgtgagtgtgtgctgtcAGATATCAGAAATAAATAGCTTGGCTTGTTTTAGAGCACAGAAGAATTTGTTGTCTGCCCTGCCGCAACAGTAAGCTTGTGCGTCCAGTGCAGATGACATGGTCTTGTGAGGCTGGAATGCAGCGGCAGCAGCACTGATAGCTTTTGGAATTTGAAAGTAGTAAAAGAACCAATTCAGTGGTCCATTTCttgaaaaatgctggatttTAGACCAGACAGTGACATGCACAAACCCAAAGTAGCCCTGCATGACCTTCAAGaggcttgtgtgtaaaaatattGATATGTCTGCTCTTCCAGTGGCATTATATAAAAGAAACAACCAAAGCAAT includes these proteins:
- the chst2b gene encoding carbohydrate sulfotransferase 2; protein product: MRGKQYQQLKPVAPRETDGDYGRKLKSYQNHTKIIAQPGIVMKVLRRKRIILFIAYFLLLVLTMLNLANYRWSKEPQQCSHQTRSTAYQGRSDIRFLYRPSLAKKRQLVYVLTTWRSGSSFFGELFNQNPEVFFLYEPMWHIWQKLYPGDAVSLQGAARDMLSSLYRCDLSVFQLYNSPGGKNFTSLGLFGATLNKVICSYPLCSAYRKEVVGMVDDKVCKKCPPQSLRMLEEECMKYNTIVIKGVRILDVNILAPLMEDPSLDLKVIHLVRDPRAVANSRIKSRHGLIRENLQVVRSRDPKLRRIPFVDPGHKMSKKDGADYHSIGAMEVICDRTHRSLRTALNPPAWLKGKYLAVRYEDLVENPVKVLRHVYRFVNLSANHDIESFALNMTNGTNSSSKPFIVSSRNATQAASAWRTLLSIQQIKQVEDYCHQSMAVLGYERVRTATEAKDLSKSLLTASKL